Genomic window (Planctomycetota bacterium):
CTGATGCTCGCCGTCATCGGCGATCGTGACAGGGTGGTCTTCGACGTCGACGCCAAGCGGATCATCAAGGAATCGACAGCCGTTCCCGCCGCGAACAAGAACCTCGTGCGGCTCGTCAGCGATGATCACGGCAAGCCGGCGCTTGATGCGTCGCACCTGGCGCCGGTCGCGATCAGCTCCGGGGGCGAATCGCGCCGCCCGATCCTTAAGCGCGGGTCCAACACCGGCGGGATCATCAGCGTCGATGCGCTGGACTACTTCGGCACGTGGAAACTCCTTGACGCCCTGACCGATGCGGCGTTCTACGGCACGCATCGCAACATCGCCCTCGGCAACACGCCTGAACAGCGCGACATGGGCGCCTGGAGCGACGGCACGCCGGTTAAACGAATGGAAATAGTGACGGATCCGTGACGTTCGCCGTCCAGCGGCGGGGCGTCGCCCCGCCGCTTTTTCACGATCAACTTTGACTCAATCGCTTCTTCGGCGCGTCGAACAACATCTCGTGCGTCTCGCGCAGTTCGTCGGCGATGCGGTCGGCGAAGGGCGAAGCGGCGACGGCGGTGCTGATGTCCAGGTGGTCCAGCGCCGCGGCGGTCAGGCCGGGGAACCAATGGCCGCCGTTGCCCAGCAGGTTGTAGCGCATGCGCCCGTATTCGGTCATGTCATACGCCTTCGCCAGCATCCGGAGCCAGAGAATGATGCGAAGATTCATGTGCCCCGGCGACTCCTCCCAGCGGGGCAGCCCCTCCGTGAATCGATCCGCGTAGTCGGCCCCGACCGCTTCGACCATCGCTTCACGCAACCGCTTCTCGATCGGCGGCAGCAGGTCATCGATCTTCTCGATCAGCGGCAGCGAAGTCAGTTGCAGATCGAAGTCGCTCGGGCACGCGGCGCCGAGACTGAGCGTGTGCACCTCCGGCCGGCGCAGACAGAAAAGGCAGTTGAACACCAGGGGATGCAGCGGGGCGCACAGATCGAAAAGCTTCTGCGGCGGGCGGTAGAGCATGCCGCCCTTGTCGGCCGGACTGATGATGAACACGCCCATATCGCGCCGCGTCGCCGCTTCGATGGCCGGCCAGTTCTCCTGAAAGATGTAGTACCAGTGCAGGTTCACATAATCGAAGTCCGCCGCGATCGTGTCGAGAATGAGCGGCAGGGCGGCATGCGTCGAGAACCCGATGTGTTTGGCGAGCCCGCGGGCCTGAAGCCGCCGCGCCGCTTCGAGACATCCGCCGGGGCGCACCGTCCAGTGCAGCAGCTCATATGTGTTGATCCCGTGCATCGCCAGCAGATCGACGTGATCGAGTTGAAGGCGCTTAAGCGATTCGTCGAAGCAGCGGAGGAAATCCGCGGGATCTTCCTGCGGGCTGATCTTGGTCTGCACGATGATCTTCTCACGCGGCAGTTTCGGGAGCACCAGCCCCAGTTGCCGCTCGGACGAGCCGTACCCGCGCGCGGTTTCGATGTGGTTGATGCCCAGTTCGACGGAGCGGCGGATCGTCGCTTCGAGATTCGCCTGATTGTCCGGCGGAACCTCGGCGAGCGGAACATCCTGCCATTTGTACTGATAGCGCATTCCGCCGCAGGAAAACACGGGCATTTGCAGTTCGGTTCGGCCAAAACGTCGGTAAAGCATGCCCATTGGTATAGACGACGGAGCCAGCGGCGACAAGCGGCGTGTTATCATGGGGCGATGCGCATGGTGCTGCTGGGTGATCTGCATCTGTATCAGCTCGGGGTCCGGCCCTGGCGGCTTCTGTCCAAGCGCGTGCTGGGCTATGCCAATCTGCTGCTCAATCGGCGCAAGCATTTCGATCTTTCGCGGCTGCCGACGCTGCTGGCCCGTGTCGAAGCGCTCAAGCCGGACATGATCCTCGGCACCGGCGATCTGACGACGCTCGCCACGCAAGGCGAGTTCGACATGGTGCGCGACAAGCTGGGTCCGACCTTCGCGCGCCATGACACGTTCATCATTCCCGGCAATCATGACCGATACACCTTCACCGCCGCGCGGACCCGGGCGTTTGAGCGCGCGATGGGCGATTGGACGCCCCAGCGCTGGCCGGCGTATCGCCTGCTGCGTCCGCACCTGCATTTGATCGCCATCGACCAGACGCGGCCGAACATCATCACCGACCGCGGGCGCGTCGGGGCGGCGCAGCTCAACGGCCTGCGCCAGGTGCTCGACGCCATGACGGAGATCGACCGCGTGATCGTCATGGGTCATTACCCGATCGGCATGCCGCCGGGTCATCCGCCGGAGGCGACGCGGCACGCGCTGATCGACGCGGAGGAACTGGTGCGCGTGCTTTGCGGATGTGCGGCGGGCGTGCTGTATCTGCATGGCCATGTGCATGAGCCGCAGGTCTGGGTGCATCCCGCGTCGGATCGGCTGGCGATTGTCAATGCCGGAGCGCCGCTGTATCGCAAGACCGGTTGGCTGTTCGGGCAGGGGTTCTGGTGTCTGGATGACGAAGGCGACTGGCCGCCGGCGCTGACGCATCATGAGCTCGATGACATGGGGACGTGGTACGGGTCGAAAGTGATTTGGCCGGACGCGGCGGGCGTCGCGGCGAAAATCGGTTAAAATGCATGTCCCGACACATGGTTTTCATCAGCGCGGGCGATGCGTTCCGCGCAGCAAGGAGCGATCGATATGTTCCGACGGCTGGCGGTCATCGTGGTGCTGGCAATACTCGGCGGGTGCGGCTCGCCGTACATCAATCTGCCCGGCGTCGAAGGCGACATGGCGTCGCACGACGTCAACGACATCAACGTCCGCAAGGTCGAAGCCAAGGCGCTGGCCTATCTGCTCACGCGCCAGCCGCCGACGGGGCAGTACGCCGTCGCCCTGCCGCCCGGCTCGCTCACCAGCACGTACAACCAAGTCCTCGCGGCCGTGCCCGCCGGCGGCGACCGCGTCACCGACGCCGACGCCACGATCCCCGTCTATCGCGTCGCGCAGGTGCAGGTGCGCGGCCTGAGCGGTCAGGTCGATATCATCCGCCCCGTCGGCGACGGGCAGCGCGAGGAGCTTTACAGCGTGTTCCTCGAAACCGACATCGACGGCTGGTACGCCGCGGGCGGCAAACTCTGGCATGTGCCCGTCGATCAGGCCCTGGCTCTGGCGCGCTTCGAGCAGCCCAAGCCCGACAAGGAATCCGAGCCAGCCCCCGCTCAGCCCGCCGAGTCGCCGACGACGCCCGAGCCGGCCCCGCAGAGCAAATGATCCCCATCGCCCGAGCAGTTCACGCGAGGTTTCGTCAGCGTACGGTGCGCGAAGTTGGTTAATGTACATCAGAGGTCCCAATGCCTTCTGACACCGGCGAACCATGATCCGCAACCGCGGACGAACGCCGCCGCTCACTCCGCGGTGTTGAGTGCCCAGTTGAAGGGCTGCCATGTGATGAGCGGCTTGTCCTTGCCGGCGACGAGCGTCGCCAGCGGCGAATTGGGGTCGGCGTAGAGCGCGATGAACCCGAGCGTCCCGCCGAAGGGCGGCTTGGCGAAGTCCTCCTTGAACCAGTCAAAGAGCGGCGAGGCCAGGAGCGTCGGCCCGAGCACCGAGATGTGTACGCCATCGTTGACGAAGCGCTCGGACTGATCGTTGAGCTGATCATCGAGCCGGTCGGCTGTGTAGGCGTCGCGCCGCAGGGGCGGTGAGCCCATCGCGCCGTACACGAGCGCCATGTGTATGCGCGCATCGCCCAGCGGGCGGATCCACCGATCGCGCAGATTGTCGAGCGTGATGGTTTCGCCGATGACGGTGAACTCCTGCTTGTCGAAGAATCCCTTGCCGGGATTGACCGACGCACCGGCCCTGCGGTCGGCGATCGCCCGGAGCACCATCAGGTTGTACGCATTGATCAGATACGAGAGCCGGCGGGCATTGGTGTCAAAGTGACGCGTCTCCGCGACGGTCTGCACCAGCTTGCCCAGCGCTTCGCGCTCGCCCGCCAGGGCTTTGTAGTCGACCAGCCCCCGCTGTTTGGTCACAATCTTGCCAAGCAGGGTTTCGTAGTCGCGATTGAACTGATTGATGGCGGCGATGTCGTCGGAGTAGTCGTTGCGCGCGCCCTGCGGCGGAAGGGGCCTCGGCGGCGGCGAACCGGCGCAGGCACATAGCATCGCAATGATCAGGCCGACCGCAATGAAACGCATCGATGACATCCGCACGATCAGGGCTCGGGGGTGTGAACGATCTTGCACGGCGGGGTGACGACGACGGCGGCGGGCGACAGCGCCATGTCGATGCCCGCCTTCGTCCCGGCGATGAAGAGGTTGGCGGGGTCTTCACACGTGAACGGATACCGCGCGCCGGCGGTGGCGAGCGTCGCCTGAATTTCCGAATCACCGTCCATGCGCAAAGGCGAGGGCCGGGCCGAGCCGAGCAGCCATTCGCCCGTCAGCGACTGCGCCCCGAAGTAGTCGGGGTGATGCGGGACGCCGTCGCCGGCCGGGGCGACCGTGATCGCCTCCCAGTGGGAGCGGTCGGCGCCATTGAGCGAAGAAGCGCCCGCGCCCGGGCCGGCCGGGCCGCCGCTGGGCGGTTCCTGGAAAATCGGCGTCGACTGCTTGTTGATCTCGTAGTTCTGGTTCTCGCCCGCGCAGCCCGCCCAGAACGCCAGCGTCATCCACAAAAACAACCACGCCACTTTGTACCACATAAAACTGCGTCTCCAGACTGATTCGCCCTTCTCCCAAAAGAGCGGAACACCGGCGGCGATTATACCACAAACCCCGGCTGCGCCAATGATAAAATGAACCGCGCCAACGCCCGGCAATTCCCGAAATCGCCACGAATTTTTTTCATTTTCCATGTAGACATCCCCCCCGCCCCGGCGACCTGTCTATAGACCGGCCCCGAGGCGGCGAATGAGGCATTTCCATGAGTCTGGATCAGAACACCGTCCTGCGAATCCTGATGCGCGAGCGCGTGCGGCTCTACGCCTACACCTGGTCCATCGTTCGCGATCAGCATCTGGCCGAGGACGTGTTTCAGGAAGTGTCCATTCTCGTGATGGACAAGCGGGAGGAATTGCGCGACGCCGCCGCCCTGCCGACCTGGCTTCTGCGGGCGTCGCGCCACAAGGCGCTTCAGGCCGCCCGCTCCCGCCGGCGTGATCCGCTGGTCTTCGACGAGGCGGCGATGCAGCGGCTGGATCGGCTCTGGGAAAAGCGCGACGACGTGGAGGACACCATCGCGGCGCTGCGCCAATGTCTGAGCGAGTTGACGCCCTACGCCCGACGGATCGTTCAGCTTCGCTATGCCGAGGGATTGAGCGGCGAGGCGTTGGCGCGGAAACTCGATCGCAAGGTGCGCACGACGTACATGGCCCTGACGCGCATTCACAATGCGCTGGCCGAGTGCGTTCAGCGTCGGATGCGACAGGGAGGGGCCGATGCCTGAACTGCCGCTTTTTGATGAGACGATGAGCGATGACGATCCACTGACCGATCTGGCGCTGCGCTACATCGACGATCAGCTTGACGCCGAGGCGTTCGCGCAGCTCAACGCCCTGCTCGCGGCCGACGACGCGGCGTGCGAACGGTTCATCGCCCTGTGCATTCATGCACGGGCTCTGGCCGAGCCGCTCAATGAGGCGTTGAGCGAGGACGAACCGGAGGCGGTCGTCGGGCGCGTGGGATCGACGACCTGGCGGCGCGGGGCATGGGCGGCGGCGGCGATCGCATTGGTCGCGGCACTGACGGCGATAATGTTCCATGCCCGCACAAACGACCGGCCGATCGCGGGCGCGCCCCGGGCGGTGGCGCTCCTTTCGGATCAGTCGGCCGATGCGCGATTCGACGACGCGATGCCGTCGCTCGGCGGCGACGTGCTGCCGGGGGAGATCCGTCTTTCGCGCGGTACGGCCCAGTTGATGTTCCGCGGCGGCGCGGTGGTCGATCTGCGCGGCCCTTGCGACTTCGCCGCCCTCGCGCCCGGCCGGGGACGGCTCACGCACGGGTCGCTCGAAGCGTATGTCCCCGAACCGGCGCGCGGATTCGTGATCGAAGCCGCCAACGCCGTCGTCACCGATCTTGGCACGCGCTTCTCGCTCGACGCTGACGAGGATCAGATTCGCCGGGTCGACGTGCTCGAAGGCAGCGTGCGGCTGGACGCCGGCTCCGATCATCGCATGCTCACAGCCGGTCTCCGCGCCGATGTGAACGGTACGGCGATCGGGCGCATCGCTTCGCTGGCCGAGGTGGATCGACCGGCCTGGCGGCGCTATTTGCAGCTCAATGTGCTCAAGGACGAAGCGGGCTTCGCGGCGTTCGCATTCGACGGGGGCGTGGACCCGCTCGTCGGTCCGGAGGCGAAGATCGTCGGCAACGTCGCGGCCGCACCCGACCGGTTCGGGCATCAACGGGGCGCGATTGCGCTCGATGGCGCGACGGCGATCGCGCTGGACACGAGCTGGCCCGCCGGCGACTTCACCGCGGCGGTGTGGGTCCGGCCCGAGGCGATCGGGCGGATGATGTACATCGTCGGCACGCAGATTTCCGCCGACCCGCACGCGCGATTCCTGCGATTGTCCGACGACGGTCGCCCGCAGTTCACGATGATTCCCGACCCGGCGAAGATTCACGAAGCCGTCGCGCGGCCCTTAAGCGTCGGGCAGTGGGTCCACCTCGCCGTCACCTTCGCCGCGCAGACGCCGACCTTCGGCCAGCTCACGCTCTTCGTCAACGGCCGCCCCGCCCAGTCGATCTTCATCACCGGTGACACGACGCGCACTGATCGCATCGCCAACATGAAGATCGGCGCCCGGCCGGATCAGCCCGATCAGTACCGCTTCCGCGGGGACCTCGATGATCTGATTCTCATTAAACGCGCCATGAGCGAAGAGCAGGTGCTCGATCTGTACAACGCCTCGCGTCCCCGCCCGACCTCAGAACAAGGAGACACGCCATGAGATTGTCCGCACGTTTCGCCCTCGCCGCCGCCGTCTGTCTGACCGCCGCGCCGGCCCTGCGCGCCGATGTCGCGCCTTACACGACCGACGCCAACACGCTGCATCTTTATCATCTCAATGAGTCGAACGTCCCCGCCGTCGACTCCGGCTCCGGCACGCCCATCAACTTCGACTCCAAAGGCACACTCTCGAGCTTCGTCACCGGCTTCTTCGGCAACGCCGTGTCGATCGGACCCGCCGATTCGTCGATTTCCGCCGCGGGGCTCATTCAATCGCTGGGTCCGGGCAACACGAGCACGCCCGCCGCGTGGCAGGGAGCCGACGGCGCGTTCACCTATGACATGCTCATCAGGACTTCGTCGATCAGCAACGGCGATGAAATCCAACTGCTCACCAAGCAGGATGACATCGCCGCATACTTCCAGTTCCGCATCAACGGCGGAAACCTCCAGTTCGTCAAAGCCACCGGCACCGTCGACACCGCCACCGCCGTGATCCCCACCACGGGCAAGGACGCCTTCGTCGCCGACGAATGGTTCCATGTCGCCGTCTCTTACAACGGCGACCCGTCCGACCCGCAGGGCGTCAAACTCTACTGGACCCGCGCCGCGCCCGGCGTCACCCGCGCGAACCTCATCGGCGTCGACGGCCTCAACGCCGACGTGACCAGCGGAACCGCCAATCGCACCGTGCTGGGCAATCGCTTCAACGGCTCGGGCGAGAACCTGCCCGGCACCATCGATGAAGTCCGCGCCTCGAGCGTCGCGCGAACCGCCGATCAGTTCGTGTTCTCCAAGAATCTCGCCCTGCCGATCATCCTCACCGACAATTTCACCAGCGTGACCTCGGGCATCAATGACAACCTCGCCGCGCGCCAGACCGGCCTCGCCGCCGTGACCAACTACTCCACCGGCGGGTCCACCAGTGCGACGATCGTCAACAATCAGGTGTTCTTCGACCCGGCCGGTTCGATGACGATCTCGCCCGATCTGAATCTCGCCGCCGGCGCCGCCGCCGCGCTCATCGCCGCACAGGGCGGTTTCGTCGTCGATTTCGATGTCAACCCGGTGTCCGATGCCTCCGATACCGGCACGAACACCAACTGGTTCGCCCTCAGCTTCGGCCACACCAGCGCCAGCCGCACCACCGGCAACGCCACCGCCGCGGTCACCAGCGGGTCCGCCGACTTCGGCATCCTCTTCCGCGACAATGGCAAGTACCAGACCTTCGACAACGGCGTCAACAAGATCAACGACCTGATCTTCGACGCCAACCCCGTCGCCACCGAAACCTACAACATCCGCATCGTCGTCATGACCGCCAACGCCAACAGCGGCACCGGCGCGGTCGTCTACGCCTTCGTCAACGGCGTCATGATCGACCTGGACCCCTCGGCCGCGTTCGGCGGGTACGCCTTCACATGGGACACCGACGGCTCCAACTTCCTGGCGCTCGAAGCGCGTAACAACGATGCGGTGTTCGACAACCTCGTCATCGCCGCCGTCCCGACCCCCGCCGCCCTGCCCGCGGGATTGGCGCTGATGACGCTCATCACGGTGCGCCGACGCAAATGACACAGACGATGCAACATCACGAAACGCATTTTGCGGCGGGGCTTGCCCCGCGCGGCCAAGTGCGCATGCCGCGCGGGGCATGCCCCGCCGCTAAATGGCGCGCTCGATGCCGACATGGTTTCACCCTTATCGAGCTGCTCGTCGTCGTCGCCATCATCGCCCTGCTCATTTCGATTCTGTTGCCTTCGCTCAACAAAGCGCGCGCGGTGTCCAAGCGCGTGGCGTGTCTGGCGACGACGCATCAGTGGACGATTGCGTGGACCGCGTACACCGTCGACTGGCGCGGCGGGCTTTTCGACTACATCCTGCAGCGTCCGGACCATCAGATCTGGACCGGCGTCCTGCGCAAGTACTACAACGATTCGACCGGGTTGCTGATCTGTCCCAGCACGCTCAACCCCCCGCCCCCCGAAGGCGTCGGCAATACCGGCATCCCCGGCGTCCGGATGGGCACGGCGACCATGACGTGGAGCGAGCAACGCCCCGGCTATAAACCCGGTGATCCGTACATGACCGCCAGCTACGGCTACAACGTCAATCTCTGCCCCAACGCCGCGTACGGCCTCCCGGCCAATCGGTATCAGGGCGTCAATGCCATCCGCCAGCCGTCGATCACCCCCATCCTCGGCGACAGCACATGGCGATCGGCCGCACCCGGCGATGTCGGCACGCTCAAGATCTTCCCGACCAATCTCGACAACCCCGAGTCCGCCACCGTCGCGTCGATGGACATGGCGTATCGCTGGGTCAGTAACCGTCACACCGACGCCACCAACATCGCCTTCGTCGACGGCCACTCCGCGCCGGTCCCGCTCGTGGAGGTCTGGGCGCTCAAATGGCACCGCAACTACGACACCACCACCCCCGTCAGCGGCGCTCCCTGACGATCGATTCAGTATGTCGGTTCATCTTCATCGCTCAGTCCGCTCAGTCCGCGCATCGCCTGAGCGATCACTCCTGGATCGAATCCGCGCCGTGCCAATAGCGACCACACGCGCTGCCGCCGCTTGGCCGGTTCGCAGCGCCGCAGCGCCGCGGACTTGAGTCGCTGCTCCGCCAGTCGGCGGGCTTCGCCGACCGCATCGTGCTCGCCCTCCGCTTCGCGCACCAGCTTCTCGATGAGCTTGCGCGGCAGGCGTTTGAGCATGAGCTTCTGTTCGATGAGCCGCCGCCCCGCCGGCTTCCGCGCACGGATCGAGGCGATCGCCGACCGCCCGTACGCCTCGTCATCCAGATAGCGCTTCGCCAAAAGATCCGCCACCAGCGGTTCGATCACCGCGCTCTCATACCCCTTCTGCCGCAGCTTGTTCGCCAGCTCGCCGCTGGAGTAGTCGCGCCGATTGATCAGCGACAGCGCCTTCCGCCGCGCTTCATCGGTCATCGCCACGCGCCCGACGCGCGCCGCCGTCGCCTCGTCCCACACATCCCCAACGCGAATCCCCAGCTCCCCCAGATGCTCGATCTTCAGCGTCGCCACCTTCTCCTTGCCGACGCGCACCACGCACCGCAGGGGATCGCCTTTGAGCGGTTTGATCGAAGTGATGATCGGTGTGCTATCCATGATTTTCATTAACCAATCACCAATACCCAATGCCTAATAGCAAATGCATTGGTGAATGGTCATCAGGTATTTGCTATTCGTTAACCGAAGCATAAAACACATCGTCTCCATCCTCACTCGACTCCAACCTTCGGACAATCATTCCTCACGACACACTGCTCGCAGTCCGGCTTCCGCGCCTGGCAGGTTCGCCGGCCGTGCCAGATGAGCAGGTGCGAGAGCATCGTCCATTGATCCCGCTCAAAAAGCTTCATCAAATCCGGCTCGATCTTCTCTGGGGCCGTGTGCGTGGTCAGCCCCATGCGATGGGCAATGCGTTTGACATGCGTGTCCACCACGACGCCGACGTGCGTGTCGAATGCGTTGCCGAGCACGACATTCGCCGTCTTCCGCGCGACCCCCGGCAGCTTGAGCAGCTCGTCCATCGTACGCGGCACTTCCCCGCCGAAGTGGTCGGTGATCATCTTCGCCGCCGCGATCATGTTCCTGGCCTTATTGCGATAAAACCCGCAGGATTTGACGATTTTCTCGACATCCGCCTGTTTGGCCCCCGCGAGTTGTATTGGTGTGGGGTACTTTTTGAATAGCGCCGGCGTCGTCATGTTCACGCGCTCGTCCGTACACTGGGCCGAGAGAATCGTCGCCATCAGAAGCTCGTACGCATCGTGATGCTCCAGGGCGCATTTCGCTTCGGGGATCGTCTTTTGAAGCGCGTGATAAATGCGCTGAGCGCGGGCGGATTTAGCGGTCTGTGTTTCCCTGGGCATGGGCGTGATTGTAACATGGTCATCGGAGCGTGAGCCATGATTGAAATTTCGCCCATCACCAGCGTGACGCTGGCC
Coding sequences:
- a CDS encoding aldo/keto reductase, producing MLYRRFGRTELQMPVFSCGGMRYQYKWQDVPLAEVPPDNQANLEATIRRSVELGINHIETARGYGSSERQLGLVLPKLPREKIIVQTKISPQEDPADFLRCFDESLKRLQLDHVDLLAMHGINTYELLHWTVRPGGCLEAARRLQARGLAKHIGFSTHAALPLILDTIAADFDYVNLHWYYIFQENWPAIEAATRRDMGVFIISPADKGGMLYRPPQKLFDLCAPLHPLVFNCLFCLRRPEVHTLSLGAACPSDFDLQLTSLPLIEKIDDLLPPIEKRLREAMVEAVGADYADRFTEGLPRWEESPGHMNLRIILWLRMLAKAYDMTEYGRMRYNLLGNGGHWFPGLTAAALDHLDISTAVAASPFADRIADELRETHEMLFDAPKKRLSQS
- a CDS encoding DUF547 domain-containing protein; amino-acid sequence: MSSMRFIAVGLIIAMLCACAGSPPPRPLPPQGARNDYSDDIAAINQFNRDYETLLGKIVTKQRGLVDYKALAGEREALGKLVQTVAETRHFDTNARRLSYLINAYNLMVLRAIADRRAGASVNPGKGFFDKQEFTVIGETITLDNLRDRWIRPLGDARIHMALVYGAMGSPPLRRDAYTADRLDDQLNDQSERFVNDGVHISVLGPTLLASPLFDWFKEDFAKPPFGGTLGFIALYADPNSPLATLVAGKDKPLITWQPFNWALNTAE
- a CDS encoding sigma-70 family RNA polymerase sigma factor; the protein is MSLDQNTVLRILMRERVRLYAYTWSIVRDQHLAEDVFQEVSILVMDKREELRDAAALPTWLLRASRHKALQAARSRRRDPLVFDEAAMQRLDRLWEKRDDVEDTIAALRQCLSELTPYARRIVQLRYAEGLSGEALARKLDRKVRTTYMALTRIHNALAECVQRRMRQGGADA
- a CDS encoding prepilin-type N-terminal cleavage/methylation domain-containing protein codes for the protein MQHHETHFAAGLAPRGQVRMPRGACPAAKWRARCRHGFTLIELLVVVAIIALLISILLPSLNKARAVSKRVACLATTHQWTIAWTAYTVDWRGGLFDYILQRPDHQIWTGVLRKYYNDSTGLLICPSTLNPPPPEGVGNTGIPGVRMGTATMTWSEQRPGYKPGDPYMTASYGYNVNLCPNAAYGLPANRYQGVNAIRQPSITPILGDSTWRSAAPGDVGTLKIFPTNLDNPESATVASMDMAYRWVSNRHTDATNIAFVDGHSAPVPLVEVWALKWHRNYDTTTPVSGAP
- the nth gene encoding endonuclease III; this encodes MPRETQTAKSARAQRIYHALQKTIPEAKCALEHHDAYELLMATILSAQCTDERVNMTTPALFKKYPTPIQLAGAKQADVEKIVKSCGFYRNKARNMIAAAKMITDHFGGEVPRTMDELLKLPGVARKTANVVLGNAFDTHVGVVVDTHVKRIAHRMGLTTHTAPEKIEPDLMKLFERDQWTMLSHLLIWHGRRTCQARKPDCEQCVVRNDCPKVGVE